The proteins below are encoded in one region of Sporosarcina sp. FSL K6-1508:
- a CDS encoding cobalamin-binding protein has translation MKLISICPSNTELLAYLGLIDQLVAVDDFSDWPKSINPLPRLGPDLSIDMDKLELYEPDLVLASLSVPGMEKNIEELEKRMIPHIILDPQSLDDIADDLLTVGQACGIEERAIQIRAEYLSFIEEMKKRAATVDETPRLYWEWWPKPVFTPGSINWLTEISAIAGGVNEFQDVKLASVQTDWDDVLNRKPDYILLAWVGVRINKVKKEVVLKRPGWKELTAVKNGHFSIMEEELYCRPSPRLLEGALKLGNMIHPETYDSLKLPEWIKND, from the coding sequence ATGAAACTCATATCAATCTGCCCAAGCAATACGGAATTGCTTGCCTATCTCGGTCTTATCGATCAACTTGTTGCAGTTGACGATTTTTCCGATTGGCCAAAAAGCATTAATCCCCTCCCACGCCTCGGTCCCGATTTGTCGATTGATATGGATAAATTGGAATTGTATGAGCCTGATCTTGTACTTGCTTCTCTAAGTGTACCCGGGATGGAAAAAAACATTGAAGAACTTGAAAAACGAATGATTCCTCATATTATTTTGGACCCGCAAAGTCTGGATGATATCGCTGATGATTTACTAACCGTCGGACAAGCATGTGGCATCGAAGAGCGAGCTATCCAAATTAGAGCGGAGTATCTTTCGTTTATTGAAGAGATGAAAAAACGCGCTGCCACAGTTGACGAAACTCCACGGCTCTATTGGGAATGGTGGCCGAAACCGGTATTTACCCCAGGCAGTATCAACTGGCTGACGGAAATCAGCGCGATCGCCGGAGGGGTGAATGAGTTTCAGGATGTGAAACTTGCCAGTGTGCAGACGGACTGGGATGATGTACTGAATAGGAAGCCTGATTATATCCTTCTTGCTTGGGTTGGCGTTAGAATCAACAAGGTGAAAAAGGAAGTCGTCCTGAAACGACCGGGCTGGAAGGAGCTTACCGCAGTAAAAAATGGCCACTTCTCAATTATGGAGGAGGAATTATATTGCCGTCCTTCCCCTCGGCTTCTAGAAGGAGCTTTGAAGTTGGGTAACATGATTCATCCTGAAACGTATGATAGCTTAAAGTTGCCTGAATGGATTAAAAACGACTAA